Sequence from the Candidatus Kinetoplastibacterium galatii TCC219 genome:
TGATATTTAAAATTTTCAATAAAAGGAAAATCAAAACATGGAATGATGGGGCTATTATATCCTTCGTTTGATAAAATTTTATAAACAATATTATTATCTAGTGACTCACTATACTTGTTAATAAAATGCATTGAGTCATGATCATAATAAAAACCGTCTTTATTATTATTTATTTCAATACCATTAATTGATAATATCTTGTTATGATATGCTATCTTGTCACCAGGTAGACCTATTATGCGTTTTATATAGTCAACTTTTTTGGAGTAAGGATAATGAAATACAATCACATCTCCTCGTTTAGGTTTCGATATTGATAGAATATCATAATTTATAAATGGTAACTTTATGTTATAGCTATGCTTATTTACTATGATAAAATCACCAGGTTGCAAAGTAGGTAGCATAGATTCAGAAGGAATACGAAAGGGCTCACATATGAAAGATCTGAATAAGAAAACTATTAATAGAACAGGAAAAATACTTATAGAGTAGCTTGTTAAAAGAAAGAATTTTTTTATAAAAAAACTATCCGACCTTTTTATAATATTTTTTCTTGCTTGCAAATATAAGATATCGATTAGTCGTAATATACCTGTTAACACTAATATAATAAACAAGAAGAAATTGAAGTATTGACTCATAAGATTAATAAATTTTACTTGTCATCAACTTTTAGAACAGCTAGAAAAGCATCTTGTGGTATTTCAATATTACCGACATTTTTCATTCTTTTTTTCCTGCTTTTTGTTTTTCTAATAATTTTTTTCTTTCTACTTATGTCCCCACCATAACATTTAGCTAATACATTCTTACGTAGTGCTTTAACATTTTCGCGTGCTATGATATCTGAACCTATGGCGGCCTGAATAACAACATCATACATTTGTCTAGGTATGACAGATCTCATGCGTATTACCATATTACGAGCGCGCAAACGAGAATTTTCACGATGAACTATCATAGATAGGGCATCAATTTTATTACCATTTATAATAACATCAACTTTTACTACATTAGCGGTACGATACTCTAAAAATTCATAATCCATAGAAGCATAACCATGAGATATAGACTTTAAACGATCAAAGAAATCTAAAACAATTTCAGCTAATGGTATCTCATAGGTTATATTTACCTGACGACCATAATAAACCATATCTACCTGAATTCCACGCTTACTATTGCATAAAGTCATAACCACACCAACATAGTCTTTAGGCATGAATAGTTTAACACTGACTATTGGCTCACGAATCTCTTCCAGAGATCCAGGTATTGGCATATGAGAAGGACTACTAATCATTTCCACAGTGCCATTTTTTCTCACAACCTGATATACCACAGATGGAGCAGTGGTAATTATATTCATATTAAATTCACGTTCTAGTCTTTCCTGAACAATTTCCATATGCAATAAACCAAGGAAACCACAGCGAAAACCAAAACCTAATGCTTCAGAAGCTTCAGGCTCAAATATTAATGA
This genomic interval carries:
- the lepB gene encoding signal peptidase I, with product MSQYFNFFLFIILVLTGILRLIDILYLQARKNIIKRSDSFFIKKFFLLTSYSISIFPVLLIVFLFRSFICEPFRIPSESMLPTLQPGDFIIVNKHSYNIKLPFINYDILSISKPKRGDVIVFHYPYSKKVDYIKRIIGLPGDKIAYHNKILSINGIEINNNKDGFYYDHDSMHFINKYSESLDNNIVYKILSNEGYNSPIIPCFDFPFIENFKYQDGNFICVVPDDNYFVMGDNRDNSYDSRYWGFVPYHNIVGKAFFIWMNFNDIGRIGYLN